A region of Lycium barbarum isolate Lr01 chromosome 3, ASM1917538v2, whole genome shotgun sequence DNA encodes the following proteins:
- the LOC132630681 gene encoding uncharacterized protein LOC132630681, with product MTSSCPSSKDSAKSFPEVVDACMAKITFTDNDLLLGDTPHNRPSLMIGFAREQKVNRILIDGGSRVNILPIHIMKELGIAMEDLFASCLMIQGFNQGGQRVIGVVKVDLTIGELQSNAWLHVIDARTSYNILLGRPWVHEKKVIPSTYHQCLKYHEDGVEKKIMADDNPFIEAKAHFANAKFYLKKCAAKVDEVAIIDNAEFMNKIAKIVAWKEKVAVKEDQRSFDVSKFPNTNGASSSTKVTSVLHYVPKAKKDEGNMLGGLTLPIKQIDTIKSSTKLLGRFVASSSPHNEALSMKRTDEGFDPNAYKRLAKDGYNPSEPSKLGKILMEPVARQKREGLGYKQPPPVRISIRRVSNNYITAEEEPLASNKRPFVFDRLGKLTARVSVFERMRRQTDLMVSYGEVLKENSHIVVYTKERDEDEQSVGSSYHVTCNHISINDGEPQEDEDAKDALPEFEEGVKTTVNALKEVNLGTDEDPRPTCVNSLLAVDEESAYVELLKEYKDVFSWSYKEMPGLDPKVAVHHLTLKNVLASLVPGKPLILHVSAQERSVGALLAQENSEGKENALYYLSRIMTPNELKYSPMEKLCLALVFSIQKMKHYFQAHIVRLISKANPIKFVMSKPILSDRLVRWYLQFQQFEVVYVPQIAVKGQALADFLADRPIPNDWELTDELPDEDAMVIEIQQP from the exons ATGACCTCGTCATGTCCATCATCAAAAGACTCTGCAAAGTCATTTCCTGAAGTCGTAGATGCGTGCATGGCCAAAATCACATTCACCGATAATGACCTTCTACTCGGCGACACACCTCATAATCGCCCTTCATTAATGATTGGGTTTGCACGTGAGCAAAAGGTGAACAGAATCCTAATCGATGGTGGATCTAGAGTTAACATCCTTCCTATTCACATAATGAAGGAGCTTGGAATCGCAATGGAGGATCTTTTCGCAAGTTGTTTGATGATCCAAGGATTCAACCAAGGGGGACAAAGAGTCATAGGAGTTGTCAAAGTAGACCTCACCATCGGCGAGCTGCAATCTAACGCGTGGTTGCATGTGATCGATGCAAGGACTTCATATAACATCTTGCTCGGTAGGCCTTGGGTACATGAGAAAAAGGTGATCCCCTCAACCTACCACCAGTGTTTGAAGTATCATGAAGATGGGGTTGAAAAGAAGATTATGGCCGATGATAATCCATTCATTGAAGCTAAAGCGCACTTCGCCAATGCCAAGTTCTACTTAAAGAAATGTGCCGCAAAAGTTGATGAAGTTGCAATAATCGATAATGCTGAGTTCATGAACAAAATTGCAAAAATAGTTGCTTGGAAGGAGAAAGTAGCAGTTAAGGAAGATCAAAGGTCCTTCGATGTGAGTAAGTTTCCCAACACAAATGGTGCTTCTTCGAGTACGAAAGTGACTTCTGTTCTTCATTATGTTCCAAAGGCCAAAAAGGATGAGGGAAACATGTTGGGAGGACTGACCCTTCCTATCAAGCAGATTGACACAATAAAGTCATCCACGAAATTACTTGGAAGATTTGTGGCTAGCAGTTCACCACACAATGAAGCACTCTCTATGAAGCGTACAGATGAAGGTTttgatccaaatgcttacaaaCGACTTGCAAAGGATGGATACAATCCTAGCGAACCATCAAAATTGGGGAAGATTCTGATGGAACCTGTAGCGAGGCAAAAACGTGAAGGTTTAGGATATAAGCAACCCCCACCAGTTCGCATCTCCATAAGAAGGGTAAGTAACAACTACATTACTGCGGAAGAGGAACCTCTCGCTTCTAACAAAAGGCCGTTTGTTTTTGACCGACTTGGAAAGTTGACCGCGAGGGTTTCTGTATTTGAGAG GATGAGGCGGCAAACGGATCTTATGGTCTCATATGGAGAAGTACTAAAAGAAAATTCGCATATTGTGGTCTACACCAAGGAACGGGATGAAGATGAACAAAGTGTTGGCTCTTCATATCATGTTACT TGTAACCATATATCTATCAACGATGGAGAACCTCAAGAAGATGAAGACGCTAAGGATGCTCTGCCCGAATTTGAAGAAGGGGTTAAAACGACAGTCAACGCATTGAAAGAAGTCAACCTTGGAACTGATGAAGATCCAAGGCCCACTTGTGTAAATTCTTTACTTGCAGTCGATGAAGAGAGTGCTTATGTCGAATTACTTAAAGAATATAAAGATGTATTTTCCTGGAGTTACAAAGAGATGCCTGGCTTAGACCCTAAAGTTGCGGTCCATCATCTCACTCTCAAGAACG TTCTAGCATCTCTTGTGCCTGGAAAGCCATTGATACTACACGTATCGGCACAAGAAAGATCAGTTGGAGCACTCTTAGCCCAAGAGAATAGCGAAGGGAAAGAAAATGCCCTTTACTACTTGAGTAGGATAATGACGCCAAATGAGTTGAAGTATTCGCCGATGGAAAAGCTATGTCTGGCCTTAGTCTTCTCGATTCAGAAGATGAAAcactactttcaagctcataTTGTTCGTCTTATTTCCAAAGCAAACCCCATCAAATTTGTGATGTCGAAACCTATCCTTAGCGATCGACTAGTAAGGTGGTATCtccaatttcaacaatttgaggTTGTGTACGTTCCTCAAATAGCTGTGAAAGGGCAAGCATTGGCGGACTTTTTAGCAGACCGTCCGATACCCAATGACTGGGAGTTAACTGATGAACTACCCGATGAGGATGCAATGGTCATTGAAATTCAACAGCCTTGA
- the LOC132630682 gene encoding uncharacterized protein LOC132630682, which yields MAVDMKQLQLQVFGDSELVINQLLGTYEVKKPELRLYHDYAQKLIGWLGNVTLQHVPRKENKKADAFAALDSTLTLLDQAQITICQKRVVPPEDDEDEESKLERLVVVSKAEKVDWRQIMIDYLCYGILPEDPKRKTKIRRRAPRFLYYKDTLYRRLFEGVLLSCLGEEEATQAMQEAHSGVCGSHQSGPKLHFHIKRMGYYWPTMVKDFLDYARRCKACQFHANFIHQPPEVLHPTVACWPFDAWVLDVVGLLPKSSSGHLYILAATDYFSKWAEAVSLKEVKKENVENLIRTQATPYSLVYGAEAVLPLERQILSLRLAIQEGLTEEENARLRLEELEALDEKRIEAQQSLECYQARLCRAFNKKVRLRSFQVGDQVLAIKRPIIISPKSGSKFTSMWDGPYVVQEAYTSGAYKLIDADGLRIGPINGKFLKMYYP from the exons ATGGCTGTTGATATGAAGCAGTTACAATTACAAGTCTTTGGAGATTCTGAATTGGTGATCAATCAATTGTTGGGTACCTACGAGGTCAAAAAGCCAGAATTGCGCCTGTATCATGACTATGCACAAAAATTGATTGGGTGGCTCGGTAACGTAACTCTTCAGCATGTGCCAAGGAAGGAAAATAAGAAGGCTGATGCTTTTGCTGCTTTGGATTCAACATTGACTTTGCTTGACCAAGCACAAATCACTATATGCCAGAAACGGGTAGTACCGCCGGAGGACGATGAAGATGAAGAAAGCAAACTCGAGCGTCTTGTGGTCGTTTCTAAAGCTGAGAAAGTCGATTGGCGACAAATCATGATCGATTACTTGTGTTATGGCATTCTTCCAGAAGATCCAAAAAGAAAGACCAAAATTCGTCGTCGTGCCCCTCGCTTCCTTTACTACAAAGATACTTTGTATCGTAGATTGTTCGAGGGAGTTCTCTTGAGTTGCCTGGGGGAAGAAGAAGCAACTCAAGCTATGCAAGAAGCACACTCTGGAGTttgtggatcacatcaatctggGCCAAAACTGCACTTTCATATAAAAAGGATGGggtattattggccaacaatgGTGAAAGATTTTTTGGACTACGCGCGAAGATGCAAAGCATGCCAATTTCATGCAAATTTTATACACCAACCTCCTGAAGTGTTACATCCAACTGTTGCATGttggccatttgacgcttgggTGCTAGATGTGGTTGGACTGCTACCAAAATCTTCTAGTGGACACTTGTACATCTTAGCTGCAACagattacttctcaaaatgggctGAGGCTGTCTCCCTCAAAGAAGTAAAAAAGGAGAATGTGGAAAACCTCATTCGA ACTCAAGCAACTCCTTATTCCCTTGTTTACGGAGCTGAAGCGGTCCTTCCACTTGAACGCCAAATACTTTCATTGCGGCTCGCTATCCAAGAAGGGCTCACTGAAGAAGAAAATGCTCGTCTACGCCTTGAAGAGTTAGAGGCCCTTGATGAGAAAAGGATAGAAGCTCAGCAAAgccttgaatgttatcaagctcGTCTTTGCCGTGCTTTCAATAAAAAGGTTCGCCTGAGGTCCTTCCAAGTTGGTGATCAAGTCCTGGCGATAAAAAGACCCATTATCATATCTCCTAAATCTGGAAGCAAGTTCACTTCAATGTGGGATGGGCCGTATGTTGTCCAAGAAGCCTATACAAGTGGTGCTTACAAGCTTATAGATGCAGATGGCTTGCGGATCGGTCCTATTAACGGAAAATTCTTGAAGATGTACTATCCTTGA